The segment tctatttccaattttctgaagaacctccagatttatttccagagtgattgtaccagtttgcaatcccaccagcagtggaagagtgttctttctccacatccttgctagcatgtgctgtcacctgagtttttgatcttggctattctgatcagtgtaaggtggaatctcagggtcatttgatttgcatttccctaatcactaaggactttgaagatttctttaattgcttctcaGTCTTTCAAGATTcctttgttgtgaattctctgttttagttctatatcccatttttgattgggttgtttgttttgggttttttttttttggaggttagcttcttgagatttttatatattttggatattaaccctctatcgaATGTGGGGTTAGTAAAGATTATTTCTCAATTTGTAGGTTGCCTATTTGttctattgactatgtcctttggcTTTCAGAAGATTtccagttttataaggtcccatttatcaattctacaTCTTAGaccctgagccattggagttttatttagaaaatttccccctgtgccaatgagttcaacactctttcccactttctcttctattagactcagtatatctggttttacattgaggtccatcctgattgaggtaattcggacccaaaagggcatgcatagtacgtactcattaataagtgaatattagccaaaaacagtacagaatacccaggacacaACCTACAGGATTCAAGAATGTTTACAAGCCAAAGGCACCAAGTGATGAggtctcaatcccacttgggaggaagaagaaagcagtcacaggggcagatggagggagggatctgggtggaaGATGGGACAGGAGGGGGAATGGCGAACATTTCGGGAACAGGGAACATTGTGGGAGGAGGATATTGCACAGGAACGGGTCTAAAGCCCTGATGGCAAGcataagaatggaaacaggcaaactTGGGAGATAGGATGTAggaggacactctagaatgtaccaaagacctggaagatgagaaactctcaggactcaaagggacgGACCTTGGATAAAGTGCTCTACAATGCAAAGTGaattgtagagtccacctccagtggagGGACAAGGGATCAAGTGGAGGTTTCAGGTTGTCATCTCACAGTCAAACGTTCtgacagaattgttcctgtctgaaggaactgcaggcTCAAAAATGCAAAACAGACAGAGGAAGGAGGTCCAGTGTCAGTTGCAAATTGGGATGCAGCTAGCTCAAGGTGAGGCCTGGGGTCCAgccactgttactgatgctgtggtgtgcttgcagacaggagcctagcatggctgccctcgaagaggcccaacaagcagctgaaagagtgcAGCACccagtgaattaaaaaaaaaaccagtgacCCCTGTGGTCGAATTGggtaaaagctggaagaaactgaggaggagggcagtcTCCtgagaagaccagcagtctcaactgacctgaaCCCCTAAGACCTCTCTGACATTAggtcaccaatcaggcagcatacacatgAGGCCCTgacgcatatatagcagaggactgcctggtctggcctcagtgagagacaATGCACCAAAAAAtgcttgaggcctcagggagtgcAGAGGCCTGATGGAGGTTCAGGGGTTTAGGGAGACATGaggacatcctcttagagacaggGTGGGAGGAGGGTATGGAATGGGGAGCAGTCAGAGAGCCTGACCTGGAGGGGGATGAGGTCTGGATTGTAAAAagggattaaagaaagaaaataaataaaattttaaaaagacataaccTGAATTCTTGTCCATAGTAATTGATCTCTTCTCATAGGCCACAGGTTCTATGCCCACTAGGAAAGAATCAGCCCTAGATATGCAATGACTTGATAGCCCcttcacaaaataaaatagacaatgTTTTCTCTGTATTGTAATGTTTGTGTTTTAGGGGAGAAATAGAGTGGGCACTAGAAAGGAAAGCAGCAAGGCAATATATATGATGTAGGCCAGGTAAATTCTGACTATCTTGGCCAAGAATTACGGGCTGTCACCCAAGATGGTATAGTGTTTGTTTGTTGGAAGCTGAAACTCTTGAATCCACGAAGTATCATATTTTTCTGGTTCTACACACAGCTAGAAGACATACAGACTTATCTATGCTCACTTTCCTGCCCTAATTCTCAATGGGTGTAGAAAAAAACAATACTCAtgggaaatatattaataaacacACATTAGGCAATTTTGGATAGGTATGAAAATGCGAGGCTCTATTTTGAGTTAGATAATACTAGGTCTTTCAAAATAAAGGTATTTGTTGTTATAATGTGCACCAGCATATTTTTGAAAAGTTGAATACATCCACAATATGTACAATATGAGAAAGGATTACACTTAATATACGTGTTAGTAGAAACTCGTACAGATGAGTAAGTGACCAGTGAAGAATAGTctttaatttcaaaaaaatacTAGCCAATTAGAATATATACATAGAATCATGTATTTCTGATTTCATTGAAATGCTGAATAAGATAAGAGTTCCAACACTATTTATGAACCACATGATCAAAATAACAATTTGTGCCTTCAAGCATTAGTAATCAACCAATGGAAGCACCTTGTGTCTTGCTGATGATTTTAGTTGATAGAAGTGCATATCAAATTCTTAAAACATCTACCAATGTTGAAGAATTTTAGGGTCCCATGAATTAATAATTTGATTCTTATACCTGGACATCAATATTCTGAGTACATGAATACACGTGTAGAAGCATTGATCATATGAAATTCACTACTTTTAGAGCACATCAACATAGGATAGTAAGCAAACTGTGGTATGTATCTTATTCAAGAGAGAAATTAGAAGAGATTCACAATCATCAACCTGGGGGAAATCCACTTTTGTCcactatataaattatatattgtgTGATGTAATTTGCACAAAATGTTAAGCAATCGAAAGAGCAATGTAGGACTAACACTTTGCACATACTGtagataaagagaaaaagaaaaatgcaggcAATTATAGTAAATGTTTCAGTGAGGTTTTCCATGGGGAAAAGGAGACATGTATGGTAATAACTGGAGCCTTACAGGAACTCTGGGGAGTCAGGAGTGGCTCATTTCTCTAGCTGGTGGGCTTTCTGACAGCTTCCCTATTATGAactatatatatgaaataatgaTGAAAGGCTGTATTACTCCTTGCCTGTTTCAGATCACCAACATCAAAGACTAAACTCACACAAGTCATGTAAGAGGACTATGCCCTCTGAACTGTTTGCTCCCTTAATAATTTTCCTTTGCCAAACCCACTTTATACACAGAAAATTCTTCCTAAACTACCCCCTGCAATTGTGCTTAATTATATCCACAAAGGCCTTGATCCTGACTATCAAAATACAACTAAAAATTGTTTTTGGTGTGTACTGTAAcgtttttattgtttattattctTTGGATTATAATGAGTGAATCCATAATATCATAAAGAGAAATGACATTAACTTTTTTCTGGAACAATTAGGCTAcgtttttccattttcatttgctTATGTTAACAACAAATGCTAGTCTAATTCAATATGTGTACTTAGTACATTTTTATATCTACTACCTAAATTTTAAGTTACTTAATTCATGTCTTATTAGATTTTGGTTctatatttaggaatacataATCTATACTATATATTTGTTAATTTATATCTCTAGTGGAATTTCTGCcttcattgtatttattttaagtgAATTTCATATTGCTTAATTGCTCTGAAGTACCTGTCACAAACATGTGTCTCCAAGTCAGGATTAAAATAGTCACTTCTATTATCTTATTTAACACCTTTTTTGCATTGTCTATcaaaactaaaacactgttttctgACTTTATCACTGTTTTAGTTATTACATAATAAATGgatttcatattttttatatttcatgtgtATGGTGGATGCATGAGTGTGCATTTACAAGATCTTAAATGAGCTGATGTGcatcatatgcacatgtgcatatgcaagATGAAGGCCTGACTTTGAGAACAAAAATCACTTTTAGTTCTTCTGCCACCTTACTCACTGAAACAGGATAGGTCAACCGCAACCAGAGCTTGCCTAAGTGGCTTATCTTTCTTAGCCAACATATTCTGGGAAGTCCTGTTGTCATCTTCCTCAAGTGAAAATTACACACAGTCTGTCATGACCACTTGGCATTTTATATGGGTTTCTGGAAATCTGAATTCTGGACTTGAATAGCAAATGCTAAACTATTGAGTCATTTCTTCTGACCTacgaaattttattttaaaatctcttaataatttgtttctatttgtttctgtGAAAAATCCTTCATTTTCATGATCATCTAGCCAtccctcctgtccttccccacacctgatcctgaatccttcccatgggcaagcaccaacccctaactctattaatgatactttctTATGTTTGTAGACAAGAGCATGTTGTCCTCCGAGAGGTTTCAGCCAGCCACTAACAGACAAGTACAGATACACACAACCAAACAGTGAATAAGCTTGGGAACTCTTATGTGAGAATAGGAGGACAAATTACAGGACCAGaaagagataggaactccacaggaagatcaacagagtaaGCTAACCTAGATTCTTGGGGCtcccagagtctgaaccaccaatcaaagaacatacacacactggACCTAGGattccccacacatatgtagcagctgTGCTGTTGCCTGTAgttgggatatgttcttctagctgggctgccttgtctggcctcagtgagagagaaagCACCTAGCCTCATcaagacttgaagtgccagggaaGGGGGAATGCCCAGGGGGAGCCCCACCTAcacagagaagaagggaaggggagatgagggaaggattatgggaggaACAAGATGTGAACTGTGAGTGtcatataaagtgaataaattaaaaaaaataaattaaattttaaaaaagaaaaattctcaaaaattaatgtTTAATCTACCTATTGATTGATTTCCTCCACATATGTCTATTTGTGTCTAACAATCTCTGTGTGATTGCatatgtctttctgtctctgtctttttctgtatctttctctgtctttctctcctatTTATTAAAACACTTGTTTCTCCAAAATAAGAAATCCATGAGACTTCCCATTCCACAATGCTCCTTTTAGTGTGTGCTTATAATCAACTAATTAATTCTAAGATTTGTTCTTTTGTTGAATAAAATTTAGACATGATATACATAGATACATCAAAATAATAAATTGATAACATAGAGAAATTttaaggaattttaatccagcaacatggtttCTCTGACTAGGGATCATAGCCAAGgacctaggtctgtgtgatctggccaGAATGTAGACAGgccacacgtctttaatccctcTTTTTGGAAAACAGACACATTTTTACAATAAGCCTTTAATGTAAAATTAGTTTATAGAAAGAAGCAGCCATATTTGAGAGTGATGTCTAATTTAAGAGTAAAGAAAATGacaagtcagagaaagatttgacagcaAAAGTCAGAGATAGTCTCACAAGTCTTACAAGATAGTCAGAGATAGTCTCACAGGAACAGCACAGGAGTCAAAAGCTTTTTAAGAATAGCACAGTGAGAGAGAGGCAGTGACTTGGGACTCAGTGTAGTGAGTGCAGTGCAGCAGAGTTTAGTTCATTTGTGAATTCACACAGTTCATTGCAGGTCAGCAAAGGCAGTCAAAGGTAGAGAATAAGCAGGTGCTAGACGATTAAATCAAATTTCCagaattagtttgaggccaagcagagcaactcaatgagaagctgagagaagccagattaaaTCAGTCAGTTTATAGAGGCCTTTGAGCCTGAACAGCTCAGTTGAGTCAGCCAGCCAGAATTGAAAAacaactagaaagggtgagcttattcagcagtaaccctcagagacaacaattacatcaggaGAATAACAGTTACTTTTACATGAAGATATAAAGAGGATGTGAACATTGTAAAGATAAGTGCAGAGTCCTTGCTCATAACCAGTGTAGATCTTATAAACCTCAGAATAATAGAATTATCCTTTCAGATCTGAGTTCTTCCATTGTCTTAATAGTAGTAGAATAAACTCCTGAATGCATAGATATTTGTGTATTGTTGATTTGCATATTATATTAACACCATACATGCAAATTTATTTGTATTCTAATAAGATCCAGGCAGTGTGTTCTAAAATTTGTGACACAAAGGTGGGTAGGACAAATTTCTGATGATGCTGGCAGTAGGCAATTTTTAAATACAGCACTTTTACCTCAGTATTCTATTACTCTTTAACCTCTAAATTTTAGTGAAGAACATGTAAAAGTCAAATGTACATTGAAATAATTACATATGAGGGTTTAATAAATATATACGATTATATCATTACTTCAGTTTTCTAAAAGTTCATTTGAGAATATACTAATTATTCATTTTTTGGAATTTCTTTATTTGTGTTCCTTGGTATCTTTAATAGATTTTGAATTTCACTGAATAACTTTTTATCaattctttattatatattatcactACATTGTTACTCATAGAAAGTATGTATAATTGATTAGCCATTGCAATCTacaatttaaaaggaaataccaaaaaggaaaacatacccaaatttatgagtCTTTGTTGGGTAAAAGAAGGTTCAGAATGGTGATTTATAGCACTTACTCTGAAATTTACCTGAGGAAAATGCTAACTTTGAatcctgtttttaaatatgaTTACATGGTATGAGGAAAGAACACACAGGACTATATGCATAGTTCCAACCAGAAAAGTGCATTaaacatttgaaattaaacagagataaaCAAGGCTGTTCTATTTAACTCATACTTCCTTAAATTTACAGTATGTGAAatccacatgcttgcacacacttTCCTATCTGTAGAAGACTTAGAGTTTAACTCATTCAAGTTCTAATTAGAAACAACACAACACTGAAGCATAGGGAGTCACTAATGTTCACAGAGGTTTCTTGgagaaaagcattttaaagacTTGGTCACGGATTTGTTTAGTTTTAACACCATAAACAATGGGATTCAGAAAAGGTGGCACTAACAGGTAAAGATCTGACAGGAGGATATGCACATAGGAGGGTATGTGAGCCCCAAACCTGTgtgtgaagaaagagaagaaacccaGAAGGTAGAACTGTAGGAAGACACAGATGTGAGCAATGCAGGTATTGAAAGCTTTCAATCGAGCCTCCTTCTGGGGCAGCTGGAAGACGGTGATGAAGATTCGCACATAGGAGAAGGTAATGAAGACTATGTCAAACCCCAAGATAGCAAAGGCAACAAGGAGGCCACATATCTTGTTGATTCTGATATCTTGAGCTGCCAATTTCACAATAGCCATGTGTTCACAGTAAGAGTGGGAGATAACGGTAGTTCTGTAGTATTCGAGGCGACATTTGATGAGCAATATCATTGGGAATGTGAGAATGAGAGACCTGAGTAGGACACCAGCTCCAAGGCAAGTCGTGAGTTGTGGAGAGAAGATAGTAGCATGTCTCAGGGggttgcagatggccacatagcgatccAGAGCCATGGCCAGGAGAATGCCTGACTCTGTGGCCTGGAATGAGTGGATGAGTTCCATCTGCAGCAGGCAAGCATCAAAGGATATCTGTGGCATGTGaaaccaaaagatgcccaacattTTGGGAAGAATGCACGTGCTAAGGACAATATCCGTGACTGCCAAAATGGCCAAGAAAATATACATGGGTATGTGGAGGCTCTTTTCGCTTTTGATTATAACTAAAATTAGAGAGTTCCCAATCATAGCAATGATGTACATGACACAGAATGGAATCCCAATCCAGCACTGCACTGACTCCAGGCCAGGGATCCCCACTAATGTTAGTACAGAAGGCATGAAGACTGAGCCATtgaacttgatcatggtgaaccTGCCAGTAGAAAGTTGTAGCGATATTGCTGCTTCAAATTCAGTTCCATACTAAAACTAGATGCATTAAATATAAGAGAAATTAATTCATTAGCAAAATAAACTCTATGTAGCTTAGGAGCATATCATCTTTTCTTCACCCCCAACCATTCTTTTCCCCAAAGGgaattaaatattaataacaCTTTTTCCTTACCTAGATCATCTCTGAAAGTTAAGTTCAGTAGATAGCTTAATTCTGCTCCAGAACCAAAAGTCTTTGATCAAAAATGCATTTTGCTTGATACTGGTCCTCTATGTGCTCTTGTGTTTCTGCAATTGGAATTCACAGAATGAAGATAGTATAAGATCTTGAACTTATCAATATCTGGACATGAATAATCCACCAGTGTGGGAAGTTACTCAGCTTTCTTGGGGCAGGTTTGTCAGGAAGATCTTCTGTGTTTCTCACTCAGCAACTGGTGTTAGGGGTCTTTTATAGTCTGGTCCTTCTCTAAAAGGATCTACTACATCTTATGCAAATTATTCTTTTAGACATTCATTATTTTCCTCAAGCTCaactgtttatttacatttcttcttcCCATTCTCTGAGAACCTAtccattatatttttaattttattatatttttttaaatttacatttcaaatgtaatccccttttcccatttccccttctgaaaccctctatcccatcctctctcccctacttctatgaggatgcttgaccacccacccactccctcctgcctccccaccctgccattcctctacactggggcatcaaattatcacaggaccaagggtctcgcCTCCCATTGTTGCCTGATAAGGctatcctttgctatatatgtggctggagccgtgggtccccCCATATGtcaactctttggttggtggtttgttccctgtgagctctggcgtgtctgggtggttgatattgttgttcttcctctggggttgcaaacccctttagctcctacagtcctttctctaattcttccattggggactccattctcagtccaatgg is part of the Rattus norvegicus strain BN/NHsdMcwi chromosome 1, GRCr8, whole genome shotgun sequence genome and harbors:
- the Or52a5b gene encoding olfactory receptor Olr126, with amino-acid sequence MIKFNGSVFMPSVLTLVGIPGLESVQCWIGIPFCVMYIIAMIGNSLILVIIKSEKSLHIPMYIFLAILAVTDIVLSTCILPKMLGIFWFHMPQISFDACLLQMELIHSFQATESGILLAMALDRYVAICNPLRHATIFSPQLTTCLGAGVLLRSLILTFPMILLIKCRLEYYRTTVISHSYCEHMAIVKLAAQDIRINKICGLLVAFAILGFDIVFITFSYVRIFITVFQLPQKEARLKAFNTCIAHICVFLQFYLLGFFSFFTHRFGAHIPSYVHILLSDLYLLVPPFLNPIVYGVKTKQIRDQVFKMLFSKKPL